A stretch of Pseudoprevotella muciniphila DNA encodes these proteins:
- a CDS encoding alpha-L-fucosidase has translation MKKITIIFALGLFVLPSALFGQLEMIDEAPSNPNNEPAEVFPVPSERQMKWQETEFYAFFHYGMNTYTGLEWGNGDENVNLFAPTQMPDPEQWLRLCKKAEMKGGIAVVKHHDGFCLWPTETTDHHCQNSSNAYAKQTNIPEAFVRAAKKLDMKYGFYISPWDRNSAYYGTDEYVTKVFLKQCFELSQYGTDQFEMWFDGANGGTGYYGGAYENRSIDESYYYDIPNLRDSVHKVCPDIILWGVGGEARWCGTESGYTNETTWSMGSGLSGSETAWQWKPSESDAKATSGGWFWHDGETTKNSETLFDMYLKTVGRNATLILNFPPDMSGRLTDADSVQLCDLGEKLRTRFGTDLAKTATVTANVTRTGGNYAASNLIDGDKNTYWATNDGQKAATITLTWDQPQNVHYVTLQEYIRKGQRVKGFTIETTADGTTWTQRASNIQTTTIGYKRIIPLNGSTSNSYDNGFNVKGIRIKITDSRACPLLHTVSVY, from the coding sequence ATAGACGAAGCACCGAGCAATCCGAACAATGAGCCGGCGGAAGTGTTCCCCGTGCCTTCGGAGCGCCAGATGAAATGGCAGGAGACTGAATTCTATGCCTTCTTCCATTACGGCATGAACACCTACACCGGTCTGGAATGGGGCAATGGTGACGAGAACGTCAACCTCTTTGCACCCACGCAGATGCCCGACCCTGAACAGTGGCTCCGCCTTTGCAAGAAAGCAGAGATGAAAGGCGGTATCGCAGTAGTGAAGCACCATGACGGTTTCTGCTTGTGGCCAACAGAGACGACGGATCACCACTGTCAGAACTCATCCAATGCCTACGCCAAGCAAACCAACATTCCGGAGGCTTTCGTAAGGGCAGCAAAGAAACTGGACATGAAGTATGGCTTCTACATATCGCCGTGGGACAGGAACAGTGCCTACTACGGCACTGATGAATACGTAACAAAGGTATTCCTCAAGCAGTGTTTCGAACTCTCACAGTACGGCACCGACCAGTTTGAAATGTGGTTCGACGGCGCCAACGGAGGTACCGGTTATTATGGAGGTGCGTATGAGAACCGTTCCATCGACGAAAGCTACTATTACGACATCCCCAACTTGCGCGACTCTGTACACAAAGTTTGCCCGGACATCATCCTTTGGGGCGTGGGCGGAGAAGCACGCTGGTGCGGTACGGAATCAGGCTACACCAACGAAACCACGTGGTCCATGGGCTCCGGACTTAGCGGAAGCGAGACCGCATGGCAGTGGAAGCCCAGCGAAAGCGATGCCAAAGCCACAAGCGGCGGTTGGTTCTGGCATGACGGCGAAACCACCAAGAACTCCGAGACGCTCTTCGACATGTATCTCAAGACCGTGGGACGGAACGCCACACTCATCCTCAACTTCCCACCCGACATGTCCGGACGTCTCACTGATGCCGACTCCGTGCAACTCTGCGATTTGGGCGAAAAACTCAGAACGCGCTTCGGCACCGACCTCGCTAAGACAGCCACCGTCACGGCAAACGTTACACGCACAGGCGGCAACTACGCTGCAAGCAACCTTATAGACGGCGACAAGAACACCTATTGGGCAACCAACGACGGCCAGAAGGCGGCTACCATTACCCTCACCTGGGATCAGCCGCAGAACGTGCACTACGTAACCCTTCAGGAGTACATCCGCAAGGGACAGCGCGTGAAAGGTTTCACCATAGAAACCACAGCCGACGGCACCACATGGACACAGCGTGCGTCGAACATACAGACCACGACCATCGGTTATAAGAGAATTATCCCACTCAATGGCAGCACATCGAACAGTTACGATAATGGTTTCAATGTGAAGGGAATACGTATCAAGATCACTGACAGCCGCGCATGCCCGCTGCTGCATACGGTATCGGTATATTAA